CTTGTAGCTCTCTTAGCTTGAGCAAATGCTCGACTCTCTCCTCTACCGTCTCAATAGTGCCGTAAAGCATAGTACAGTTACTCTTTAGGCCCAACGAATGAGCTACTCTGTGCACTTCTAACCACTCGTCACCTGTAGCCTTTCCACGACAAAGCTTATTTCTTACCCTTTCGGAAAATATCTCGGCTCCACCTCCTGGAAGAGACTTTACGCCGGACTCCATTAGGCGTATCAGCACATCCTCGTAACTCAAGTTAAATTTCTTGGAGAAGTAGTGAATCTCAACCGCAGTAAAAGCCTTTATGTGCAAGCTAGGAAACTTCTCTCGAATAGAAGCCACTAAATCCGCATAATACGAAAATGGCAAAGAGGGGTTCAATCCATTTACAATATGAATTTCAGTCATGCCGGGCCTGTAGCGATTTTGAATCCAGTCGAGTGCGTCCGCTATCGTCATCACATATGCCTGCGGCATTCCCATTTCCAGGCGCGCAAAAGAACAAAATATGCAATCGGCTTCGCAAACATTCGTGACATTTAGATGCAAATTGAAATTATAATACGTGACATTGCCGTGCAGCCTCTCAGCCGCCACATTTGCTAACTGCCCCACTGCTAGCAAATCGCGATGGTTAAATAAAACCACGCCGTCCTCAAACGAAAGCGGCTCGCCATTTAATACCTTTTCTGAAATATCTAGAAATTCGCTTTTCATCTAACCGATTAACAGCTTGTAGACTTTTTGCGCATTGATTACATCTACACAATCACTCATCCTGCTAATGCCTAAAAGATCTGCCGTTTCAGCATCGAGCGCCGCATAACCAAAATCATTGGCTCCAAACGACAATGCGACATGCGCCATCTTAACGCCAAACAAAGATAACGGCGCCCGCACATGCGAAATATTGGGCAATAACAATCGCCCTAGTGCAACAGCCCTAAGCAACTGCACTCCCAACACGCATCCACCATCCAAACAAAACGAATCCACACAATTCTTCGCCCATGGATACCAAGTATTTAGCTTTCCGGTAAACGCA
Above is a window of Deltaproteobacteria bacterium DNA encoding:
- the mqnE gene encoding aminofutalosine synthase MqnE, which produces MKSEFLDISEKVLNGEPLSFEDGVVLFNHRDLLAVGQLANVAAERLHGNVTYYNFNLHLNVTNVCEADCIFCSFARLEMGMPQAYVMTIADALDWIQNRYRPGMTEIHIVNGLNPSLPFSYYADLVASIREKFPSLHIKAFTAVEIHYFSKKFNLSYEDVLIRLMESGVKSLPGGGAEIFSERVRNKLCRGKATGDEWLEVHRVAHSLGLKSNCTMLYGTIETVEERVEHLLKLRELQERTGGFQAFVPLAFHAENNRLGKLKEPSAADDLRVMAVSRLMLHNIPHVKAYWVMLGIKTAQIGLLFGANDLDGTVTEEKVYRMAGAKSPGSQSVEELNELIGAVGRVAVERNSLYEAVTCQE